In Acidobacteriota bacterium, the sequence CATGTCGAGTGTCTATCCCAACTGCATCACCTACGATCCGGCATTCGCGTACGAGATGGCCATAATCATCCAGGATGGCCTGCGCCGGATGTACCAGAACAGTGAAGCCATCTACTACTACCTCACGATGTACAACGAGGACTACGCCATGCCCGAGATGCCAAAGGGCGTCGAGGAAGGCGTGCTGCGCGGCATCTACAAGTACAAAGCTGCTCCAGGCGGCAAAGCGATTGTCCAGTTGTTCGGTAGCGGCCCAATTTTGAACGAAGCTCTCAAAGCGCAAGCGATTCTGGCAGAAAAATACAGCGTGCAGGCCGACGTATGGAGTGTGACCAGCTACACCGCACTACGGCGCGAAGCATTGGCGGCTGATCGTTGGAATCTGCTCCATCCCGCCGAGAAGGAAAAGCAGCCATATATTTTGAAAGCGGTCGAAGGATCTGAGGGCCCCATCATCGCGGCCAGTGATTTCATGAAGATCGTACCCGATCAGCTTTCACCATGGCTGCGCGGGCGGCTGCTGAGCCTGGGCACGGACGGCTTCGGACGCAGCGACAACCGCGAGTATCTGCGCAAACATTTCGAGGTCAATGCCGAATCCATCGCTGCAGCCGCGCTGTCACGACTCTCACGCGAGAAGAAATTTGACGCAAAGAAGGCGCAGAAGGCGCTGCAGGAGCTGAACGTCAATCCCGAGAAGATGGATCCTGCGAAAGCGTAGAAGGACGTGGCCTTCGGCTGTCGGCGTTCGGCCTCGAAACGTTTTGGTAAAACCACCGAACGGCTTAGTGGATAAAAGCCGAGCGCCGAATGTCCAGAGCCGATCATCAACTTGGCAGCAATTAGAATCAACCTATGGCTTCTACCACTCAGGAATATCAGAGGAGCTCCCTCCTCATCGATCCCCAAGACCGCGAGCGCGTCTTTGAGACGTTTCGGCGCTGGGGATACCTTCAGGCTCAGCTCGACCCGTTGGGACAGTACTTTGCTCCGCAAATGGTTCCCGAGCTCGACGTACAGGGAGATTTCGCCGATGAAGCTCGCCGCTACTACTGCGGCACCATTGCCGCTGAGTTCATGCATATTCCGGATGTGGCCAGGCGGGAGTGGATCCAGGAGCGTCTCGAGAGCGAGCCCGCGCCTGTGGATCAGAAGCACATACTCGAACTCCTCACCAAGGCAGACCTGTTCGAGCAAGTGATTCAGTCGCGCTATCTGGGAACGAAGCGCTTTTCGCTGGAAGGGGTAACTGCTCTCATTCCTTTTCTCGACGAAGTCCTAAACGATGCTGCCGAACGCGGAACCGTGCAAGTCGTAATCGCCATGAGCCATCGCGGACGGCTTAACGTAATGGTGAACATCGTCGGCAAAACCGCTGCAGACATGTTCGCGAAGTTCGAAGATGTTGATCCGCGCAGCGTGCTTGGCGGCGGCGATGTGAAGTACCACCAGGGGGCAACCGGGACCTTCACCGGACGTGGTGGTCAAACGATTAACCTGCATCTGGTTTCCAATCCGAGCCACCTCGAAGCCGTCGATCCAGTAGCAACCGGACGGGTGCGGGCCAAGCAGATTCGCATGGGCGGTGAAGAGAGAGTTCTTCCCGTTATGATCCACGGCGATGCCGCCTTCGCCGGACAAGGCATCTGGGCTGAGACCATGAATCTCGCAGCCGTGGATGGGTATACGGTTGGCGGCGGCCTGCACATCATCGCCAATAATCTGATCGGATTCACCAGCGAACCCTGCGAAACCAATTCGTCACGTTACGCATCCGACCTGGCGAAGCGTCTGCCGATTCCAATCCTCCACGTAAATTCTGAAGATGCGGATGCAGTCCTGCGCATCGCGAGACTCGCAACCGAATATCGCTACACCTTCCACAGCGATGTCGTTGTTGATCTTGTCGGATACCGCCGTCACGGCCACAGCGAAGTCGATGACCCGACGATCACGCAGCCGATTCGCTATGCGCGCATCAAGGATCATCCGCCGCTGCACGAAATCTATGCGAAGAGGATCGGCGTCGATAGCAGCCAACGGGTGCAGGAGATCACGGCCGAGATTGGTGAAGCGCAGAAGCAGGCGACCAAGCTGAAGAAGATGCCACGTCTAGCCAAACTTCCCGAGTACTGGGACAACTACAACGGCGGCCGATTCAAACCTGAATACGATGTCGAAACGGGAATTTCCACAGAGCAGGTTGGCCAGATTGCCGACAAGCTGGCGAGCTATCCGAAAGAGTTTCACATCCATCCCAAGATCAAGAAGCTGCTGGAGCAGCGTGCTGAAATGGGACATGGCAAGCGCGCCTTCGATTACGGTATGGCTGAGGCTCTGGCCTTTGGCTCGCTCTTGCTCCAGGAAGTGCCGGTCCGTCTCAGCGGACAGGATTGCAAGCGCGGCACGTTCAACCAGCGCCACAGCGTGCTGATCGACATCGAGGACGAGACGGAATACATTCCGCTGAATCATCTCGCGCCGGAGCAGGCGAAGTACGAGGTATACAACTCGATCCTGTCTGAGGCCGGTGTGCTCGGCTTTGAGTATGGATACAGTCGCGATTATCCCGAGTCCCTGGTCCTGTGGGAGGCGCAGTTCGGCGACTTCGCCAATGGCGCGCAGATCGTCATTGATCAGTTCATCGCTGCGGCAGAGGACAAATGGGGACTGCTTAGTGGCCTCGTAATGCTCCTTCCTCATGGCTACGAGGGGCAAGGACCGGAGCACTCCAGCGCACGTATCGAACGCTATCTCCAGCTGGCTGCGCGCGACAACATGCAGATTTGTCAGCCCTCGACTTCCGCACAATACTTTCATCTCTTGCGGCGGCAGGTGCTGCGTCCCTGGCGCAAGCCGCTGGTCGTCTTTACCCCAAAGAGTATGCTCCGCCATCCGGACGCGAGCTCTTCGCGGCAGGAGTTCAGCCGTCCTCACTTCCTGAACGTTCTTCCCGAAACGGAAATCGCCGATCCCAAGCGCCTCCTGATTTGCACCGGCAAGATCGGGCACGAGCTGCGAATGGAGCGCAAAAAGCGGAAAGATGACTCGACCGGCATCATCTTCATCGAGCAACTCTATCCCTGGCCCGAAGCGGAACTCATGGCGGAATTACAGCGTCACGCGAACGCGCGAGAGATTGTGTGGGTACAGGAAGAGCCTTCGAATATGGGAGCCCTTTGGTTCGTGGTACCGCGCCTGAAGCGGATCTCCGGTGGCCGGCCGGTCCTGACCGTAAAGCGCTCGGCCAGCGCCAGTCCAGCAACCGGCTCGGCCAAGGCTCACGATATGGAACAGAAGACGCTGCTCCAAGTCGCCTTTGGAAATCCTGCAAAGTAGCGCAATCGATGCCAGCGGCCAACAGGCAAATTGCTTCTTCGGCTAAGGTTCTTGTCGTAGATCGATCCAACTCCTTTCGACGTCTACTCAGATGTGACCATCCGAAGTGTTGCCAAGAGCCTTCTTGTCCTACTCCTGGTTGCGGTAAGCAGCTATGTACTTGAAGTACGTTTGCACCGGAACGGTATTCCCGGCCGCGATCTTATCCTGCTATCCAGCTTTCTGGTAGGACTCGTAGCCGCAGCATTGGTTTACTTCCTTTCAGTTCGGGAACGGCAACGTCGGGCCTATGTCGACTGCCGCTTACGCGTGATCGCCGAGATGAACCACCATATTCGCAAC encodes:
- a CDS encoding 2-oxoglutarate dehydrogenase E1 component → MASTTQEYQRSSLLIDPQDRERVFETFRRWGYLQAQLDPLGQYFAPQMVPELDVQGDFADEARRYYCGTIAAEFMHIPDVARREWIQERLESEPAPVDQKHILELLTKADLFEQVIQSRYLGTKRFSLEGVTALIPFLDEVLNDAAERGTVQVVIAMSHRGRLNVMVNIVGKTAADMFAKFEDVDPRSVLGGGDVKYHQGATGTFTGRGGQTINLHLVSNPSHLEAVDPVATGRVRAKQIRMGGEERVLPVMIHGDAAFAGQGIWAETMNLAAVDGYTVGGGLHIIANNLIGFTSEPCETNSSRYASDLAKRLPIPILHVNSEDADAVLRIARLATEYRYTFHSDVVVDLVGYRRHGHSEVDDPTITQPIRYARIKDHPPLHEIYAKRIGVDSSQRVQEITAEIGEAQKQATKLKKMPRLAKLPEYWDNYNGGRFKPEYDVETGISTEQVGQIADKLASYPKEFHIHPKIKKLLEQRAEMGHGKRAFDYGMAEALAFGSLLLQEVPVRLSGQDCKRGTFNQRHSVLIDIEDETEYIPLNHLAPEQAKYEVYNSILSEAGVLGFEYGYSRDYPESLVLWEAQFGDFANGAQIVIDQFIAAAEDKWGLLSGLVMLLPHGYEGQGPEHSSARIERYLQLAARDNMQICQPSTSAQYFHLLRRQVLRPWRKPLVVFTPKSMLRHPDASSSRQEFSRPHFLNVLPETEIADPKRLLICTGKIGHELRMERKKRKDDSTGIIFIEQLYPWPEAELMAELQRHANAREIVWVQEEPSNMGALWFVVPRLKRISGGRPVLTVKRSASASPATGSAKAHDMEQKTLLQVAFGNPAK